Proteins from a genomic interval of Zingiber officinale cultivar Zhangliang chromosome 2A, Zo_v1.1, whole genome shotgun sequence:
- the LOC122042017 gene encoding terpene synthase 10-like isoform X2 has product MSRYLVAPSYIPFHPKLCALRRSTNTTTEKPCSPLIHCTADMQSPALRRSSTHYQPNSWSNDYIQSLIVNSPVEGKDQTTRIVLLKERIREVICEQKEVEEQLRLIDHLQQLGVAYHFKDDIKYALTSIHGSLEDIISLQLKDNDDVHVTALLFRLLRQNGFSITDDIFKRFKDENGQFFEVSVEGMLSLHEAAFYGKEGEVILQEAMDFTTQKLRNLLSQGSITEPGLKQKVAHALELPMNWRLERLHTRWFIQFCSQSKIDKCSMNNPVLLEFAKLDFNRVQNTYKKELSKLSRWWSDLGLAERLPFFRDRLMANYLWTVGCAFEPEYWSFRETEAQANCFIALLDDVYDVYGNLEELEIFTDAIERWDVNAVDKLPDYMKLCFLAVFNTTNEAAYEVVKEKGLNVLPYLKRAWSDLCKAFLLEAKWSHEKYTPTVEEYLENGWISGSGHIFLTHAYCMSPYLTKSDLENFSTYTQFLQWSSMNFRLYNDLVETEKSDDCSAIQYCLMQEKDVSERVAREMIKEMIMGNWRAMNGDRMNYTNLFEENFKICAINFDRTAQFFYRDTDRYSEDGEIKDSVTSLLVEPIEL; this is encoded by the exons ATGTCTCGTTATCTTGTCGCACCATCATATATCCCTTTTCACCCAAAGCTCTGTGCTCTCCGCCGATCGACCAACACCACCACCGAGAAGCCATGTTCCCCGCTCATCCATTGCACGGCCGACATGCAATCGCCGGCGTTGCGAAGATCGAGTACTCATTACCAGCCCAACTCGTGGAGCAATGACTACATACAGTCACTCATCGTTAACTCCCCT GTGGAGGGGAAGGATCAGACAACGAGAATAGTGTTACTGAAAGAGAGAATTAGGGAAGTAATATGTGAGCAGAAGGAAGTGGAAGAGCAGCTCCGGCTGATCGACCACCTGCAACAACTTGGAGTGGCTTATCATTTCAAAGACGACATTAAATATGCTTTAACTAGTATTCATGGATCATTAGAAGACATAATTAGCTTGCAGTTGAAGGATAATGACGACGTCCATGTCACTGCACTTCTCTTCAGACTTCTTAGACAAAACGGTTTCTCAATCACAGACG ATATCTTCAAGAGATTCAAGGATGAGAACGGCCAGTTCTTCGAAGTTTCCGTTGAAGGAATGCTGAGTCTACATGAGGCGGCCTTTTATGGCAAAGAGGGGGAAGTGATACTGCAGGAGGCCATGGATTTCACCACCCAGAAATTGAGAAATCTGCTGAGCCAAGGGTCCATTACTGAACCTGGTCTAAAGCAGAAAGTGGCCCATGCGTTGGAGCTCCCAATGAACTGGAGGCTGGAAAGATTACACACTAGGTGGTTCATACAATTCTGCAGCCAAAGCAAGATAGACAAGTGCAGTATGAATAATCCTGTACTTTTAGAATTCGCTAAGTTGGACTTCAACAGGGTACAGAATACTTACAAGAAAGAGCTCAGCAAACTTTCGAG ATGGTGGTCCGATCTTGGACTTGCAGAGCGCCTGCCATTTTTCAGAGACAGGTTGATGGCCAACTACTTGTGGACCGTTGGATGCGCCTTTGAACCAGAATATTGGAGTTTTAGAGAGACAGAGGCCCAAGCCAATTGCTTCATCGCACTGCTGGATGATGTTTATGACGTTTACGGAAACTTGGAAGAGCTTGAGATATTCACAGATGCAATAGAGAG GTGGGATGTTAATGCGGTCGACAAACTCCCAGATTACATGAAACTATGCTTTCTGGCCGTCTTCAACACAACAAACGAAGCAGCTTATGAAGTCGTCAAAGAAAAAGGCCTTAACGTACTGCCATATCTAAAGAGAGCT TGGAGTGATCTCTGCAAAGCCTTTTTGTTGGAAGCAAAATGGTCTCACGAGAAGTACACCCCCACCGTCGAAGAGTATTTGGAAAATGGATGGATCTCGGGATCAGGGCATATCTTTCTCACTCATGCCTACTGCATGAGCCCGTACTTAACCAAATcagacttagaaaatttcagcACTTACACACAGTTTTTACAATGGTCCTCCATGAACTTTCGCCTCTACAATGATctg GTTGAAACGGAAAAAAGTGATGACTGCTCAGCCATCCAGTACTGTTTGATGCAGGAGAAAGATGTGTCAGAGAGAGTAGCTCGGGAGATGATCAAGGAGATGATCATGGGAAATTGGAGAGCCATGAACGGGGATCGAATGAATTACACAAATCTGTTCGAGGAGAACTTCAAGATTTGCGCGATCAACTTTGATCGAACGGCCCAGTTCTTCTACAGGGATACAGATAGATACAGTGAGGATGGAGAAATCAAAGATTCAGTAACCTCATTGTTAGTCGAACCAATCGAGCTCtag
- the LOC122042017 gene encoding terpene synthase 10-like isoform X1, giving the protein MDMFKVFHTVNVFIYIKHVHGRFLSALYREFSKSNRFNASSLLKHYTLIMSRYLVAPSYIPFHPKLCALRRSTNTTTEKPCSPLIHCTADMQSPALRRSSTHYQPNSWSNDYIQSLIVNSPVEGKDQTTRIVLLKERIREVICEQKEVEEQLRLIDHLQQLGVAYHFKDDIKYALTSIHGSLEDIISLQLKDNDDVHVTALLFRLLRQNGFSITDDIFKRFKDENGQFFEVSVEGMLSLHEAAFYGKEGEVILQEAMDFTTQKLRNLLSQGSITEPGLKQKVAHALELPMNWRLERLHTRWFIQFCSQSKIDKCSMNNPVLLEFAKLDFNRVQNTYKKELSKLSRWWSDLGLAERLPFFRDRLMANYLWTVGCAFEPEYWSFRETEAQANCFIALLDDVYDVYGNLEELEIFTDAIERWDVNAVDKLPDYMKLCFLAVFNTTNEAAYEVVKEKGLNWSDLCKAFLLEAKWSHEKYTPTVEEYLENGWISGSGHIFLTHAYCMSPYLTKSDLENFSTYTQFLQWSSMNFRLYNDLVETEKSDDCSAIQYCLMQEKDVSERVAREMIKEMIMGNWRAMNGDRMNYTNLFEENFKICAINFDRTAQFFYRDTDRYSEDGEIKDSVTSLLVEPIEL; this is encoded by the exons ATGGACATGTTTAAGGTTTTCCATACAGTAAATGTGTTCATATACATTAAACATGTTCATGGACGGTTTCTCTCTGCTCTATATAGAGAATTCTCTAAATCCAACCGATTCAATGCATCAAGCCTCCTCAAGCATTATACGTTAATCATGTCTCGTTATCTTGTCGCACCATCATATATCCCTTTTCACCCAAAGCTCTGTGCTCTCCGCCGATCGACCAACACCACCACCGAGAAGCCATGTTCCCCGCTCATCCATTGCACGGCCGACATGCAATCGCCGGCGTTGCGAAGATCGAGTACTCATTACCAGCCCAACTCGTGGAGCAATGACTACATACAGTCACTCATCGTTAACTCCCCT GTGGAGGGGAAGGATCAGACAACGAGAATAGTGTTACTGAAAGAGAGAATTAGGGAAGTAATATGTGAGCAGAAGGAAGTGGAAGAGCAGCTCCGGCTGATCGACCACCTGCAACAACTTGGAGTGGCTTATCATTTCAAAGACGACATTAAATATGCTTTAACTAGTATTCATGGATCATTAGAAGACATAATTAGCTTGCAGTTGAAGGATAATGACGACGTCCATGTCACTGCACTTCTCTTCAGACTTCTTAGACAAAACGGTTTCTCAATCACAGACG ATATCTTCAAGAGATTCAAGGATGAGAACGGCCAGTTCTTCGAAGTTTCCGTTGAAGGAATGCTGAGTCTACATGAGGCGGCCTTTTATGGCAAAGAGGGGGAAGTGATACTGCAGGAGGCCATGGATTTCACCACCCAGAAATTGAGAAATCTGCTGAGCCAAGGGTCCATTACTGAACCTGGTCTAAAGCAGAAAGTGGCCCATGCGTTGGAGCTCCCAATGAACTGGAGGCTGGAAAGATTACACACTAGGTGGTTCATACAATTCTGCAGCCAAAGCAAGATAGACAAGTGCAGTATGAATAATCCTGTACTTTTAGAATTCGCTAAGTTGGACTTCAACAGGGTACAGAATACTTACAAGAAAGAGCTCAGCAAACTTTCGAG ATGGTGGTCCGATCTTGGACTTGCAGAGCGCCTGCCATTTTTCAGAGACAGGTTGATGGCCAACTACTTGTGGACCGTTGGATGCGCCTTTGAACCAGAATATTGGAGTTTTAGAGAGACAGAGGCCCAAGCCAATTGCTTCATCGCACTGCTGGATGATGTTTATGACGTTTACGGAAACTTGGAAGAGCTTGAGATATTCACAGATGCAATAGAGAG GTGGGATGTTAATGCGGTCGACAAACTCCCAGATTACATGAAACTATGCTTTCTGGCCGTCTTCAACACAACAAACGAAGCAGCTTATGAAGTCGTCAAAGAAAAAGGCCTTAAC TGGAGTGATCTCTGCAAAGCCTTTTTGTTGGAAGCAAAATGGTCTCACGAGAAGTACACCCCCACCGTCGAAGAGTATTTGGAAAATGGATGGATCTCGGGATCAGGGCATATCTTTCTCACTCATGCCTACTGCATGAGCCCGTACTTAACCAAATcagacttagaaaatttcagcACTTACACACAGTTTTTACAATGGTCCTCCATGAACTTTCGCCTCTACAATGATctg GTTGAAACGGAAAAAAGTGATGACTGCTCAGCCATCCAGTACTGTTTGATGCAGGAGAAAGATGTGTCAGAGAGAGTAGCTCGGGAGATGATCAAGGAGATGATCATGGGAAATTGGAGAGCCATGAACGGGGATCGAATGAATTACACAAATCTGTTCGAGGAGAACTTCAAGATTTGCGCGATCAACTTTGATCGAACGGCCCAGTTCTTCTACAGGGATACAGATAGATACAGTGAGGATGGAGAAATCAAAGATTCAGTAACCTCATTGTTAGTCGAACCAATCGAGCTCtag